In Calothrix sp. PCC 7507, one DNA window encodes the following:
- a CDS encoding cation:proton antiporter → MSNFELVIKLFLQITVILITCRIVTILGRRYLGQTGVVCEMIAGVMLGPSLLGLIAPELQQWLFPKLPILIAGGGKIPNPSMSILYAISQIGLAIYMFLIGLEFNTKLLKHHIRSAGLLSAAGIITPFILGAIASFGLYNYGSFFQAKVTPWAAALYLGASMTITAFPMLARIIYERGLTQSRLGTLALGAACMDDAVAWCLLAIVLASVKNSLNIATLAIGGGIIYVIFAIFVAKPLLKVFTRLTKRDGGVSVQTLTLLLITLMFCAWFTDFTGIYAIFGAFVLGAVMPRGEFAEQIRQHTEFFTTSFLLPFFFVFSGLNTQIGLVNTPTLWGITILIVAIAILGKGVACMLAARLGGESWRESATIGALMNARGLMELIILNIGLEQGIITPTLFTIMVIMAIVTTLMASPLVAYLLPGTSYAKSAA, encoded by the coding sequence ATGTCAAATTTTGAACTGGTTATTAAGCTATTTCTGCAAATCACAGTCATTTTAATAACTTGTCGCATCGTCACGATTTTGGGACGGCGTTATCTGGGACAAACTGGTGTTGTTTGCGAAATGATTGCAGGCGTTATGCTGGGGCCCTCACTATTGGGCTTGATAGCACCAGAGTTGCAACAATGGCTATTTCCTAAGCTTCCTATCTTAATTGCGGGAGGAGGCAAAATTCCCAACCCATCGATGTCGATTTTATATGCTATTAGCCAAATTGGGTTGGCAATTTATATGTTTTTGATTGGTTTGGAGTTTAACACTAAACTCTTAAAGCACCATATTAGAAGTGCAGGATTGCTATCTGCTGCGGGGATCATTACTCCATTCATTTTGGGAGCGATCGCATCTTTTGGACTCTATAATTATGGTAGCTTTTTCCAGGCGAAGGTAACGCCTTGGGCTGCAGCTTTATATCTAGGCGCTTCCATGACGATTACCGCCTTTCCTATGTTAGCTCGGATTATCTACGAGCGCGGTCTGACTCAAAGCCGCTTGGGTACATTAGCATTGGGTGCAGCCTGTATGGATGATGCTGTTGCTTGGTGTTTGCTGGCAATTGTCCTGGCTAGTGTCAAAAATTCTCTGAACATTGCTACCTTAGCGATCGGTGGCGGGATTATCTATGTAATATTTGCAATTTTTGTTGCCAAACCTCTACTAAAAGTTTTCACGCGCCTGACTAAACGTGATGGAGGTGTGAGCGTACAAACTCTGACTTTATTGTTGATAACTTTGATGTTTTGTGCGTGGTTTACCGATTTTACAGGTATCTATGCAATATTTGGGGCTTTTGTGCTGGGCGCAGTCATGCCGCGGGGAGAATTTGCTGAACAAATTCGTCAACACACCGAGTTTTTTACCACTTCGTTTTTACTGCCATTTTTCTTTGTATTCTCTGGACTCAACACTCAAATTGGTCTAGTAAACACACCTACTTTGTGGGGAATTACAATTTTAATTGTGGCGATCGCTATTCTTGGTAAAGGTGTTGCTTGTATGTTAGCAGCAAGATTAGGCGGGGAAAGTTGGCGAGAATCGGCGACTATTGGCGCGCTGATGAATGCCCGTGGTTTGATGGAGTTGATTATCCTCAATATTGGTCTTGAGCAAGGTATAATCACCCCAACTTTGTTTACTATTATGGTAATCATGGCAATTGTCACAACACTGATGGCATCGCCACTTGTGGCTTATTTGTTGCCCGGTACAAGTTATGCCAAGTCCGCTGCTTAG
- a CDS encoding GDSL-type esterase/lipase family protein has product MHTFLAPSSMQLSVAPNQCQPLKIIALGDSLVYGFGDPDRGGWVEQLRRWWMLPDSAGHILYNLGVRGDRTQQVAQRLEVEFRHRGELRNRVPDLIILSVGVNDSACLTRPHGRNYTDFAVFETQIAALLEQAQQLCPVFFVGMVPVDEAKMPFLDCFYYNHTEQHRYKEATRLACNKRNIPYLDIFDQWMARGETWRCKRLSDDGLHPNTLGYQALLEAVINWDALATYHARFDFHLRSS; this is encoded by the coding sequence ATGCACACATTTCTGGCCCCTTCCTCAATGCAGCTGTCTGTAGCACCGAATCAATGTCAGCCTTTGAAGATCATCGCACTGGGGGATAGCTTAGTTTATGGCTTTGGCGATCCCGATCGCGGCGGCTGGGTCGAACAACTGCGGCGCTGGTGGATGTTACCCGATAGTGCCGGTCATATTCTTTATAATTTGGGAGTGCGGGGCGATCGCACGCAGCAAGTAGCACAACGACTAGAAGTAGAATTTCGCCATCGGGGTGAATTGCGAAATCGTGTCCCCGACTTGATTATTTTGTCAGTAGGGGTGAATGATTCAGCCTGCTTAACTCGTCCTCATGGCAGAAATTACACGGATTTCGCTGTATTTGAAACGCAAATCGCTGCTTTGCTAGAACAAGCACAACAACTCTGCCCCGTGTTCTTCGTCGGTATGGTTCCAGTTGATGAAGCCAAGATGCCATTTCTCGATTGCTTCTACTACAACCATACCGAACAGCACCGCTACAAAGAAGCGACACGACTGGCTTGCAACAAAAGAAATATTCCCTATCTAGATATTTTCGACCAATGGATGGCACGCGGTGAAACGTGGAGGTGTAAACGCTTAAGTGATGATGGACTGCACCCCAACACCCTAGGCTATCAAGCTTTATTAGAAGCCGTCATCAATTGGGATGCATTGGCGACATATCATGCTAGATTTGATTTTCATTTGCGATCGTCCTAG
- a CDS encoding CPBP family intramembrane glutamic endopeptidase, translating into MTPDNSHNPFLKLKVRNLCFRGLVLSIGLGIGLGVIQGITGLKFNSQVITIILYILIFGLLCAWELADFKRFGIKLQYVVGSVPKNQKWLPLVGLVILMILFSLSAYLVSFYLLSLAAPSFVEGVMRQVASSPSPRNTAPPFYNLLTAIAFIVVAPITEEFLFRGIILQRWASKWGMPSALIASGVLFGILHANFVGLSLFGIVMGVLYIKTRTLLVPMACHAFNNSLAVAASLLSTGTKTTSAVNGIEQLRSSWWVGVVLMLISLPLLVRFLYRNWPRKNGLLPYSLNANQAQG; encoded by the coding sequence ATGACACCTGATAATTCTCATAACCCCTTCCTCAAGCTCAAGGTTCGCAATTTGTGTTTCCGGGGTTTAGTGCTATCAATTGGTCTGGGTATTGGGTTAGGGGTAATACAAGGCATCACTGGACTGAAATTTAATAGTCAAGTTATAACAATAATTCTCTACATCTTGATTTTTGGATTACTTTGTGCATGGGAACTAGCAGACTTCAAACGCTTTGGGATCAAGCTTCAATATGTAGTGGGTAGCGTACCGAAAAATCAGAAGTGGTTGCCATTGGTTGGCTTAGTAATTTTAATGATTCTGTTTTCACTCAGTGCCTACCTGGTGTCATTTTACTTACTCTCATTAGCTGCACCGTCCTTTGTCGAGGGAGTTATGCGTCAGGTTGCTAGTAGTCCATCTCCACGGAATACTGCACCACCTTTCTATAATCTGCTGACAGCGATCGCATTTATAGTAGTCGCCCCCATCACCGAAGAATTCCTCTTCCGGGGAATTATTTTACAGCGTTGGGCGAGCAAGTGGGGGATGCCATCTGCCTTGATAGCTTCTGGGGTGTTGTTCGGAATTCTCCATGCCAACTTCGTAGGATTGTCCTTATTTGGCATCGTCATGGGGGTGTTATACATCAAAACTCGCACGCTACTTGTGCCGATGGCTTGCCATGCCTTCAATAATTCCCTAGCCGTAGCAGCAAGTCTTTTGAGTACTGGGACTAAAACTACATCAGCCGTGAATGGCATAGAACAATTACGTTCTAGTTGGTGGGTAGGTGTTGTACTCATGCTGATTTCACTGCCTTTGTTAGTTCGCTTTCTGTATCGGAATTGGCCCCGTAAAAATGGTCTACTTCCCTACTCACTCAACGCCAACCAGGCGCAAGGGTGA